The Niastella koreensis GR20-10 genome includes a window with the following:
- a CDS encoding PAS domain-containing protein, whose translation MDSEKYSLQNLFMQAPAAIVILNGPDFIIEFANEQLYKSWSRNAEIIGKPLLEVLPELKDQAFPALLRKVMETGEPYYCPEEKAVLLKDGKPVNVYYDYVYKPILETGKKASGVIVMANDITEQVLARKRAEENEVALRLARDESERQKRLYEAITRSTPDLIYVFDLNYRFIYANEALLTMWGLTWEQSKGKKLLEVGYEPWHAEMHEREIDHVVATQKSIRGEVSFPHATLGKRIYDYIFVPVINEKGQVEAVAGTTRDITEIKLAEEALKQNEEKLEKLVTERTRELQRSNEDLQQFAHVASHDLKEPVRKIIIFGSRMQEEFNDDLPPRAKGFLSKIEVAANRMTAMIDGVLLYSSLNAKEKEMEGVDLNDIINHIKTDLELVISQKNAEINYKKLPTIFGSALLIYQLFYNLLNNSLKFARPGVTPVINLDAELEKDGKFARIILQDNGIGFSPAQAEMIFKTFTRLHSKDEYEGTGLGLALCKKIAERHNGKITASGKVNEGATFIITLPLNEKSS comes from the coding sequence ATGGATTCCGAAAAATACAGCCTGCAAAATTTATTTATGCAGGCGCCGGCCGCAATTGTGATCCTGAATGGCCCGGATTTCATTATAGAATTTGCTAACGAGCAGCTATATAAGTCCTGGTCGCGCAACGCTGAAATAATAGGCAAGCCCCTGTTGGAAGTATTGCCTGAATTAAAAGATCAAGCCTTTCCGGCACTGTTGAGAAAGGTGATGGAAACCGGGGAGCCCTATTATTGTCCGGAAGAGAAAGCGGTATTGTTGAAAGACGGGAAGCCTGTAAATGTATATTACGATTATGTGTACAAGCCAATCCTGGAAACTGGCAAAAAAGCTTCGGGCGTTATAGTGATGGCCAATGACATCACCGAACAGGTGCTTGCACGCAAAAGGGCGGAGGAAAATGAAGTCGCCCTCCGGCTGGCAAGGGATGAATCGGAAAGGCAAAAGCGGTTGTATGAAGCAATAACCCGCAGTACGCCCGACCTGATTTATGTATTCGATTTGAACTACCGGTTCATTTACGCCAACGAGGCATTGTTAACCATGTGGGGCCTGACCTGGGAACAATCCAAAGGAAAAAAATTGTTAGAAGTAGGGTACGAACCCTGGCATGCCGAAATGCACGAACGCGAGATTGACCACGTGGTAGCTACGCAAAAGAGTATCCGGGGAGAAGTTTCCTTTCCACATGCTACCCTGGGCAAACGCATCTATGATTACATTTTTGTGCCGGTGATCAATGAAAAGGGGCAGGTAGAAGCGGTGGCCGGTACTACCCGTGATATTACCGAAATTAAACTGGCGGAAGAAGCACTGAAGCAAAACGAAGAAAAGCTGGAGAAACTCGTTACCGAGCGTACCCGGGAGTTGCAACGCTCCAATGAAGACCTGCAACAGTTTGCGCATGTGGCCTCGCACGACTTAAAAGAACCGGTAAGAAAGATCATCATCTTCGGAAGCCGGATGCAGGAGGAATTTAACGATGACCTGCCACCAAGAGCAAAAGGGTTCCTTTCCAAAATTGAAGTAGCTGCCAATCGCATGACCGCTATGATCGATGGCGTATTACTGTATTCGTCGTTGAACGCCAAAGAAAAGGAAATGGAAGGCGTGGACCTGAATGACATTATCAATCATATTAAGACAGATCTGGAACTGGTGATCAGTCAAAAGAATGCCGAAATAAATTATAAAAAGCTACCCACTATCTTCGGGTCTGCCCTATTGATTTACCAGTTGTTTTATAACCTGCTGAATAATTCACTGAAGTTTGCACGGCCGGGTGTTACCCCTGTAATTAACCTGGACGCTGAATTGGAAAAGGATGGTAAATTTGCCCGGATCATTTTACAGGATAATGGCATTGGCTTCAGCCCTGCCCAGGCTGAAATGATCTTTAAAACTTTTACCCGACTGCATAGCAAAGATGAATACGAAGGCACCGGATTGGGTTTGGCATTATGTAAAAAAATTGCCGAACGGCATAATGGAAAAATAACTGCATCGGGTAAAGTTAACGAAGGAGCCACCTTTATTATAACTTTGCCATTGAACGAAAAATCCAGTTAA
- a CDS encoding TlpA disulfide reductase family protein, with protein sequence MNLKGIAMLLTVLVRLHANAQTIRIKGKITNCDTLLVLFQGAEKTDTLLTCNGEFTFARKVANPELYHLYLVKNNQSIEAIKSGKEANIRNRNDLARKELFLEAGTINIRSTFAGFQKAPTQMQHRTSQSLYDEYQARFTPLFKMARTILDTSYKVGTEQEKQLCRNLYNRVLRLEDQVAQKFILDNTSNSVGAYVLYAHFRIDNYTLLDSIYHLFDCRLQSTYYLKNVKDKILALKTVQPGAPIPAFTATDITGKRVNPDNFKGRYVVLDFWFTGCPPCLKGFPKMKEYAAKYKNRLELVSISCKDEDPVWRNYITSNQLTWTQILDTRGPNSLATLFNIEAYPTKLIIDTQGKLVKICTGETEEFYNTIDELLKNSE encoded by the coding sequence ATGAATTTGAAAGGAATTGCTATGCTCCTTACTGTACTCGTTAGGTTACACGCAAATGCGCAAACCATCAGGATCAAAGGGAAAATCACCAATTGTGATACGCTGCTGGTACTGTTTCAGGGCGCCGAAAAAACCGACACCCTGCTGACCTGCAATGGGGAGTTCACCTTCGCCAGGAAAGTCGCCAACCCGGAACTTTATCATCTATACCTGGTAAAAAACAATCAGTCTATCGAAGCCATAAAAAGCGGAAAAGAAGCAAACATTCGAAACCGAAATGATCTTGCCAGGAAGGAACTTTTCCTGGAGGCCGGCACCATCAACATCCGTTCCACCTTTGCCGGTTTTCAAAAAGCCCCTACTCAAATGCAGCACCGTACTTCACAAAGTTTGTATGATGAATACCAGGCAAGGTTCACACCCCTGTTTAAAATGGCCCGCACTATTCTTGACACCTCTTACAAAGTAGGAACAGAACAAGAAAAGCAGTTATGCCGGAATTTATATAACAGAGTGCTTCGGCTGGAAGACCAGGTAGCCCAAAAATTCATCCTGGATAATACCAGCAATTCAGTGGGCGCCTATGTATTGTACGCTCATTTCAGAATTGATAATTATACGTTGCTGGACTCAATCTATCATTTATTCGACTGCCGGCTGCAATCAACTTATTACTTAAAGAACGTAAAAGATAAAATCCTCGCACTTAAAACTGTTCAACCGGGGGCGCCCATACCCGCATTTACAGCTACCGATATAACTGGCAAACGGGTTAACCCTGACAATTTTAAAGGACGTTATGTTGTGCTGGACTTCTGGTTCACCGGCTGCCCGCCCTGCCTGAAAGGTTTTCCTAAAATGAAAGAATATGCTGCTAAATACAAAAACAGGTTGGAACTGGTAAGCATTTCCTGCAAAGACGAAGATCCGGTATGGCGCAATTATATAACCAGTAACCAGTTAACCTGGACACAGATCTTAGACACGCGTGGACCTAACAGCCTGGCCACCCTGTTCAATATAGAAGCGTACCCCACCAAACTGATAATTGACACCCAGGGAAAGCTGGTTAAGATCTGTACCGGGGAAACGGAAGAGTTTTATAATACTATTGATGAGTTGTTGAAAAACTCAGAATAG
- a CDS encoding DUF885 domain-containing protein, with protein sequence MNKLFPALLIICSLAACKNKKAATAPESSNKELAALFEKYYMDRMALLPVEATINGDSLHNDQLPAEFTDSYRQKLTDFFAANLQDIQHFNREQLNETDRTSYDIFKREMEMSIEGLKHKYFSSIDYSIDGYVPFNQFYGLPLSFGQMGSGAGAQPFNTVRDYDNWLKRAAAFPAWADSAIVYFKKGIDAGNVLPAKLVVKMIDQMQNMVATDVTKSLYYGPVKNMPAGFPEADKKRLTAAFTPLIKTTLSPAFQKLADFLKKEYLPKARTTTGIKDVPDGPALYNYLVKYWTTTAKTPDEIYTTGLAEVKRIRGLMDSVKNSVGFKGDLKAFFEYMRTDKRFMPYKTPEEVLNAFRNIQARIEPHLKDMFGHTPKMKFEIRQTEAFRAASASAEYKQGTVDGKRPGIFYVPILDATKFNTTSGMESLFLHEAIPGHHYQVSLTLENTALPTFRRYLWYGAYGEGWALYCESLGKELGLYTDPYQYAGALGDEMHRAIRLVVDVAMHAKNTTREEAIAYMMENEAISEEGATAEIERYMAIPAQALSYKIGALKIRELRNKYSHEQGAKFSLSAFHDEFLHFGCMPLELVEKNMDEWAAANK encoded by the coding sequence ATGAATAAATTATTTCCGGCACTTCTGATAATATGCTCGCTGGCAGCGTGCAAAAACAAGAAGGCCGCCACGGCGCCTGAATCCAGTAACAAAGAGCTGGCCGCCCTTTTTGAAAAGTACTATATGGACCGCATGGCCTTGCTGCCGGTGGAAGCTACCATCAACGGCGACAGCCTGCACAACGACCAGCTGCCGGCAGAATTTACCGACAGCTACCGGCAGAAATTAACCGATTTTTTTGCTGCTAACCTCCAGGACATTCAGCACTTCAACCGGGAACAACTCAACGAAACCGACCGCACCAGCTACGATATTTTCAAACGCGAAATGGAAATGAGTATCGAGGGCCTGAAACACAAATATTTTTCCTCCATCGATTACAGCATCGATGGCTATGTGCCCTTTAACCAGTTTTATGGTTTACCGCTTTCCTTCGGACAAATGGGCAGCGGCGCTGGCGCTCAACCTTTCAACACCGTACGAGATTATGACAACTGGTTAAAACGGGCGGCCGCCTTTCCGGCCTGGGCCGACAGCGCCATCGTGTATTTCAAAAAAGGGATCGATGCCGGCAATGTGCTGCCAGCGAAACTGGTAGTGAAAATGATAGACCAAATGCAAAATATGGTGGCTACCGATGTAACCAAAAGTTTGTATTATGGTCCTGTTAAAAACATGCCCGCCGGTTTTCCAGAGGCTGATAAAAAAAGACTGACCGCTGCCTTTACCCCATTGATAAAAACAACCCTGTCGCCCGCTTTTCAAAAGCTGGCCGACTTCCTGAAAAAAGAATACCTGCCCAAAGCCAGAACCACCACCGGGATCAAAGATGTTCCCGATGGACCTGCCCTGTACAATTATCTGGTTAAGTATTGGACCACCACGGCTAAAACTCCGGATGAAATTTATACAACAGGCCTGGCCGAAGTAAAACGTATCCGTGGGCTTATGGACAGTGTGAAAAACTCCGTAGGCTTTAAAGGCGACCTGAAAGCCTTTTTTGAATACATGCGTACCGACAAACGCTTTATGCCCTATAAAACACCTGAGGAGGTGCTCAACGCCTTCAGGAATATCCAGGCCCGCATTGAACCGCATCTGAAAGATATGTTTGGCCATACGCCCAAAATGAAATTCGAGATCAGACAAACGGAAGCCTTCCGGGCGGCCAGCGCCAGTGCCGAATACAAACAGGGAACAGTAGACGGAAAACGCCCCGGTATTTTTTATGTGCCTATCCTCGACGCTACCAAATTCAATACTACCAGTGGTATGGAAAGTTTATTCCTGCACGAAGCCATTCCCGGTCATCACTACCAGGTTAGTTTAACATTGGAAAATACGGCGCTGCCTACGTTCAGACGCTATTTGTGGTATGGCGCCTATGGCGAAGGCTGGGCCTTGTATTGTGAAAGCCTGGGTAAAGAACTGGGCTTGTATACAGACCCTTATCAATATGCAGGGGCGCTGGGTGATGAAATGCATCGTGCTATCCGCTTAGTGGTTGATGTGGCCATGCATGCAAAAAACACGACGCGGGAAGAGGCGATCGCCTATATGATGGAAAACGAAGCCATTTCAGAAGAAGGCGCCACAGCGGAAATAGAACGCTACATGGCCATTCCGGCACAGGCCTTAAGCTATAAGATCGGCGCTTTGAAGATCCGGGAACTGCGCAACAAATACAGCCACGAGCAGGGTGCTAAGTTCAGTTTATCCGCCTTTCATGATGAATTCCTCCATTTCGGTTGCATGCCGCTTGAGCTGGTAGAAAAGAATATGGATGAGTGGGCTGCTGCCAATAAATAA
- a CDS encoding RNA polymerase sigma factor produces the protein MDEIYIQKVLDGDVQAFRYFLKEYKDMAYTLAISVVKDEFVAQEVVQDAFLKAFGNLQHFNKQSTFRTWFYRIVINESLKRLKRLRNEKIIYGHEDEEAAIDNSMLLNMQKEEQLKMINTALDQLDPRESLALRLFYLEEQNTKTVSELMGVSVANIKVLLFRARKSMLQVCNELIKRSKR, from the coding sequence ATGGACGAGATCTACATTCAAAAAGTATTAGATGGAGATGTTCAGGCTTTCCGGTATTTTTTAAAGGAATATAAAGATATGGCCTATACCCTGGCCATCTCGGTTGTAAAGGATGAATTTGTGGCGCAGGAAGTGGTGCAGGACGCGTTTTTAAAAGCATTTGGAAACCTGCAACACTTCAACAAACAATCAACCTTCCGTACCTGGTTCTACCGGATTGTTATTAATGAGTCATTGAAACGGCTAAAGCGCCTGCGAAATGAAAAGATCATCTATGGGCACGAAGACGAGGAGGCCGCCATTGATAACAGCATGCTGTTAAACATGCAAAAAGAAGAACAGCTAAAAATGATCAACACGGCATTGGACCAGCTCGATCCCAGGGAAAGCCTGGCATTGCGGCTTTTTTACCTGGAAGAACAGAATACCAAAACGGTGAGTGAATTAATGGGGGTGTCTGTTGCCAATATTAAAGTATTACTGTTTCGGGCAAGAAAAAGCATGTTGCAGGTTTGTAATGAATTAATCAAGCGCAGTAAAAGGTAA
- a CDS encoding DUF6249 domain-containing protein encodes MDKQIFYIWLTIIICAFLAWYFRHRDGHKERMKLIEQGINPMEKAASDRKTSWMSAAIVIVGICIGMIIISILVKFKLLNHFGNAFPLAILGLCGGISLIIANVIKWNRDKH; translated from the coding sequence ATGGATAAACAAATATTTTACATATGGCTCACAATCATCATTTGTGCTTTTTTAGCCTGGTACTTCCGGCACAGGGATGGGCACAAAGAACGGATGAAGCTGATTGAACAGGGCATCAACCCCATGGAAAAAGCTGCCAGTGATCGCAAAACAAGCTGGATGAGCGCCGCCATTGTTATAGTGGGCATATGCATAGGGATGATAATAATCTCCATACTGGTGAAGTTTAAATTATTAAATCACTTTGGCAATGCCTTCCCCCTGGCAATACTGGGTTTGTGCGGCGGCATTTCTCTGATCATTGCCAATGTAATAAAATGGAACAGAGACAAGCATTGA
- a CDS encoding response regulator, translating into MAATILLIDDDADDRELFGEALQRVAPHIHFESASGGQMAFELLESKKQHLPDLIFLDINMPVIDGWHCLSILKSIEAFKHIPVIIYSTSAPDGAQEAAIRLGALSYVLKPNQFSELKQLLARVVALIDKKAILSFSTTHQ; encoded by the coding sequence ATGGCGGCTACTATTTTGTTGATAGACGATGATGCGGATGACAGGGAATTGTTTGGTGAAGCCTTGCAGCGGGTAGCGCCTCATATTCATTTTGAAAGCGCCAGCGGCGGGCAAATGGCTTTTGAGTTACTGGAATCAAAAAAGCAGCACCTGCCCGATCTGATCTTCCTAGATATAAACATGCCTGTTATTGATGGCTGGCATTGCCTGTCCATCCTCAAAAGCATCGAGGCGTTTAAACATATTCCGGTAATTATTTATTCAACTTCTGCGCCCGACGGCGCCCAGGAAGCGGCTATCCGCCTCGGAGCTTTATCATATGTATTAAAGCCCAATCAGTTTAGTGAGCTTAAACAACTGCTTGCCCGGGTGGTGGCGTTGATTGATAAAAAGGCTATTCTGAGTTTTTCAACAACTCATCAATAG